The Salvelinus fontinalis isolate EN_2023a chromosome 36, ASM2944872v1, whole genome shotgun sequence genome window below encodes:
- the LOC129835614 gene encoding transmembrane protein 179B-like isoform X2 translates to MLYGTVTHNSSSDSILVQTSSSPSLCYFVSAISVCVAIFCFSISLYWIYTCCLDGGVNRERVWLNMTLVVCGVFLFFLLVTGCVLKVGRDSLCDSVLHAVPNVTRCEQAQSRTWISPYTGTQFYTGLYNAGTAVWVNFFFWILIGILVVIQRGQGSDSRRMTPSETERLFPGQAQQQ, encoded by the exons ATGCTGTATGGAACAGTGACCCACAACTCATCATCAGACTCCATATTGGTCCAGACCTCCagttctccttctctctgctaCTTTGTCTCTGCTATCtcagtctgtgtagccattttcTGTTTCTCTATATCCCTGTACTGGATATATACATGCTGCCTGGATGGAGGGGTTAACAG agaGCGTGTATGGCTGAACATGACCCTGGTGGTGTGTGGagtctttctcttcttcctcctggTGACGGGCTGTGTGTTGAAGGTCGGAAGAGACTCTCTGTGTGACTCTGTCCTACATGCTGTCCCCAACGTCACCAG ATGTGAACAGGCTCAGTCTAGGACCTGGATCAGTCCTTACACGGGAACTCAGTTCTACACTGGACTGTACAACGCAGGG ACAGCAGTGTGGGTGAACTTCTTTTTCTGGATTCTGATTGGCATACTGGTGGTGATCCAGAGAGGTCAAGGGTCAGATTCCAGAAGGATGACGCCCTCTGAGACCGAACGTCTTTTCCCAGGCCAGGCCCAGCAGCAGTGA